In Bacteroidales bacterium, the genomic window TCTGAAACACCTGAACGAAAGATATGAAGCCTGGGTGGAGACTTACAACCTGGGGAAACTGCTGATCGTTAATGTGGACAATCACAACTTTCGGGATAAACGGGAAGATTTAAGTTCCGTTATAGACAACATAAACGCGCAGATACACGGTCTGTTTTAATCGTAAGCTCAGGCTTGTATACTCACCTCTTAACCGAGCCTGCGAGCTCAGCATAGCTACATTTGTTCCATAAAGACAAATCAAAGGCCGTTTCGTTTTACATACCCTTCACATAAATGAATCGCCTGACTGAGATTGTTAAAAAAAGAACGGACTTTTTATAGCCCGTTCCGGTTATTTTCGCGTATCAGATCTTCTGATCCTATTCTGCTGCGGCTTCCCTGGGTACAAAGACCACATCCACAATATTGGCTTCATCGTAGAACTCCTTCATAACCTGAAGCACATCTTTGGTGGTGAGATTTTTGACGATATCTTCAAAATTTGACGGATCGTCAAAATTAATCCCATAAAGGTAATAGTTGTAAAGGTTTGACAGATAATATGCATTGTGCTCTTTACTCTCCTGCCTGTCTTTCACGATATTCTCCACCGTTTTGGAAAGATCTTCTTCCGAGGGTCCCTCAGCGGCCAGTCTTTCCAATTCGGCATAAACCTTCTTTTTCAGGTCGGCCGCCCTTTCGGGATCACAATCAAAATTGATTTGCATGCTTGCCTTTTCCACAGGCCATTTACTGATAGATGTCCCGATTCTCACTCCGTAGGTTCCTCCTTCTTCTTCTCTGATGGATTCCACATATCTGAGATCCAGAATCCCCTCTATAACTCTGATTACCATCTGGTTATAAGGATCATAGTTCATCTCCTGATTGATAATAATGTTCACATTAGCCTTGGGTATTGCCAGTGACATGGGGATGATCTTCTCCACTTTTCCTTCAGGTTCATTTACCTTACGATCGACCCAGGTCTCTGATCTGTCCAGGTCCCTGATTGCACCAATGTATTTCTGAGCCAGCAGTTTTACCTCTTCCTGGTCTATATTCCCTACGATGATAAAAATAAAATCACTCGCATCTGTAAATCTCTCGAGATAGACTTCCTCTATTCTGTCATAACTGACATCCTTCAGAAACTCCTGGTCAAGCACCCTGGTACGGGGATGATAATTGGTGGCGATCAGATTCAGGGAATCACCCATGACCTTCTGAGGATTATTATTCATATTTTCCACAAATGCCATATACCTGGAGATAATTGCATCATGCGCCTCCCTGTCAAATCTGGGCTGATTAAAATAAAGAAATACCAGCTGCATCATTGCCTCCATATCCTTGGGGCTGGCTTTCCCATTCAAGCCTTCACTCAGGTTTCTCAGGCTCAACTGCAGGGAAATATTCTTACCGTTCAGCATCTTCTGAAGCCCCATGGCATCAAAATCACCCACCCCGTACATCTGAATCAGCGAGCTAAGCATATCCGTGCTTGGTACATCTTCATCGCCATACAGGGAACTCCCTCCCTGGCTGTAGGCCCTGATCTCAACCTGATCCTTTTCAAAATCGGCATGTCTGAAAACCACCCGGGCCCCGTTTTCCAGGGTCCACTCCACCGCATCCAGAACTTCCAGCTTCCTTTCATTGACTATTGCTGCGGGAGACGGTTCACTTGAAACCAGCGATTCAGCCAGTGCCTCATCCTGGTAAGCTTCAATCTCTGTGTTGGCCACCTGTTCCAATATTGCCAGGGAAGCGGCCTCAGAAAGGTGTTCCACTCCTTCTCCCACGGGCCCCTGAATCACTAATACCTGGTTTTTATCGGTGATCCATTGCTGCAGCCTCTGATTGAAATCGCCCAGGGTAATGGTGGGAAGAATTGCCTGCACAGCCTGGTATGCAAAGTCCGGTGAGGGATAGGCATCCCCGTCTAAAAAATGGTCCACAAAACCATTTATATACTCTTCATTGCTGATCTTGTCCCGCTCCTTATAATATCTCTCCCACTGTGCCAGTGTCTCGGCTTTGGCACGATCCAGCTCCCCCTGGGTAAATCCATATCTCTTCACACGTTCCAGTTCGGTCATCAGGGCCGTTAAGCCCTCCTCCTCCTGGTTGGGCTTGGGAATGGTAATGGCGGTCAAAGCTTCGTAACCCCTCTCAAAGTCTCCGTAATTGATGACTCCGACCACAAAAGGCGGATCCCCCTTCTGCAACAACTCCTGGATCCGCTGTCCTATCATCGAATTAAAAAGACTGTGGATATAGCTTTCCCTGTGCCCCATAAAGGTTTCCGGGCCATCGTCTGTTTTCCGGTGGCGCACCATATAGCGTATAAGAGTCTGGTCAGCCTCCTCATCAGTTACTAATCCAAAGACCGGATTATCATGGTCAGGAATCTCATAAAACGGCCTTTCCGGGGCATTTTCTACGGCCGGAATCTTTGAAAACAGCTCGATCACTTTCTGCTCCATTTTCTCCGCATCAAAATCACCAGCCATGGCAATGGCCTGAAGATCCGTTCTGTACCACTGGTGGTAAAAATCCCGCAAGGCATTATATTCAAAATTCTCAATCACATCCAGGTCACCGATCACATCCCTCTCGGCAAACTTTGAATTGGGATACAGGTATTTCATGGAAGCCGTAAACATCCTGAACTGGGCGTTTCTCCGGGTGCGCCACTCCTCCTTGATCACCCCTCTCTCCGCATCAATCTCCTTCTCGGTGAGCAGAAGGTAGTTGGACCAGTCATTGAGGACCAACAGGCAGCTGTCGAGAATACCTGGCTTATTTACCGGCACATCTGAGAGATTATAGACGGTCTGGTTCTGACTGGTATAAGCATTGATATTCACCCCGAATGCGACCCCGTGCCGCTCCAGAAAATCGATGATCCCCTTATCCGGAAAATGCTCGGTTCCGTTGAAGGCCATATGTTCCAGGAAATGGGCCAGTCCATTCTGATGGTCCTCCTCCAGCAGGGCCCCCACATTCTGGATAATATAAAAGGAAGCCCTCTCTTTGGGCTCCTGGTTGGATTTGATGTAATAGGTCAGTCCATTGTCCAGGACCCCATAACGGACCGTCTCATCATTAGGCACAGGCGACATGGGATCCACCTGGGCCAGACTGCCTGCATATACCATGATCAGCAAAACAGCCGAAAAAATCAATTTAACTTGTTTCATATCTTTATATATTTAAAATAACTATAGATCAGCCATTATTTGGCAAAATGAAGTTAGCGAAAAATGGATCTTTATGAATGCCACGAAACAGTTTTTTTCTAATTTAACTTCTTACATTTCCGGATTAACAAACTAAAAACAGAAATCATGCATGTTTCCAGACGTAATTTCCTGAGGCTTTCCGGTGCCGGCCTGATGGCCACACAGGCCCCTTCTATATTATCGGCCCGTCAGATGCCTGCTTTCAAAGAACCAGGTATTCCCTTTCAACTAGGAATCGCCTCCTACACCTTCCGGGAGTTCAGCCTGGAGGAAAGCATTTCCATGACTGCGCGGCTTGGCATAAAAAAACTCTGTTTGAAAAGCATGCATATGCCTCTTGATGCCAGCCCCGATGAGATCAAAAAAATGGTCTCCAAAATTAATGCCGCAGGGATCGATCTTTATGCCGGAGGGGTCATTTATATGACCCGTAAGGAAGAGGTAGACCATGCTTTTGCATATGCGAAAAATGCGGGAATGAAAGTGATCGTGGGAGCCCCCGATCATGAATTGCTTGATCAATGCAATCAAAAGGTAAAGGAGACCGGAATCAAACTGGCCATCCATAACCATGGACCGGGCGACGATAAATATCCCACCCCGGAAAGTGTGTACAAACTTGTGGAAGGGATGGATCCGGGAATGGGAATTTGCGTGGATATCGGTCATACCGTCCGGATCGGTGAAGACCCCATCACCGAAACCAGGAAATACATGGACCGGGTACATGACATTCATATCAAGGATGAAGACAAAGCCGATCCTGCCGGCAATACCTGTGAAATCGGTCATGGAGTCATTGACATCCCTGGCTTTCTGAACATGTTGCTTGAAGAGAAATACAGCAAAGTAGTCAGTTTCGAATATGAAAAAGACGGGAAGGATCCCCTGGCCGGGCTGGCTGAATCGGTGGGTTATGTGAGGGGAATTCTCAGGATGCTCTCTGCATAGATCTTCTGTGAATCAATAAGGCCCGGAAGTTCCGGGCCTTGCAGCTCCCCAGGTAGGACTTGAACCTACGACCTACGGATTAACAGTCCGCCGCTCTAACCAACTGAGCTACTGAGGAATTTTTCAGTCTTTTCAACTGTGCCTGATTAAGCGACGCAAAAATAATCGCTTTTACCCAATAAAACAAACATTTCAAAAAAACCTTGCATACAAAACTCCGTAAACAGCCTTAGAGTTATAATAGCCCTATATTTGTACGAAAACCAGAACAGATGACTAAAGTACTAGGAATGGGGAATGCCCTGGTGGATATTATTACCCGGATTGAAGATGACAAAATGCTGGATATTTTTGGTTTGCCCAAAGGAAGCATGACACTGGTGGATCTGGATACTTCCAATTTTATTCATGCCGAAACCGCCGGAATGTCCAAGTCCAGAGCCTCCGGAGGATCTGCAGCCAATACCATTCATGGCCTGTCCCACCTGGGTGTTGAAACCGGGTTCGTGGGAACCGTGGGAAATGATGATATGGGAAAGTTCTTCAAAAAAGACATGGAGGTCAATAAGATAAAGCCCATTCTTTTCCGGACCATGAACGAAACAGGCAGAGCCATGGCCTTGATTTCCAAGGATTCTGAAAGAACATTTGCGACCTATCTGGGCGCTGCCGTGGATCTCTCGGCAGACGACATTGCCCAGGAAATATTCAAAGAATATGACTATTTCTATATTGAAGGTTACCTGGTACAGGACCGTATGTTGTTTGAAAAAGCACTGCGGCTTGCAGCGAATTCCGGGCTGAAAATCTGTCTGGACCTGGCCAGTTATAATATCGTGGATGAGAATGTGGACTTTTTCAAATCCATGATTTCTACGTATGTGGATCTATTATTTGCCAATGAGGAAGAGATCAGGGCCCTGACTGGCTTATCACCGGAAAAAGGCGCCATGGAAGTCCGGGAGATTTGTGATCTTGTGGTGATAAAACTGGGTGCAGAAGGGTCCTTCTGTGTTTGTAAGGAAGGCATGGTAAGAATTGGTGTCAGACCTTCGAAAGCCATTGATACAACAGGTGCGGGGGACCTGTATTCCGCCGGTTTTATTTATGGGTATATGAAAGGCCTTCCTGCTGAAACCTGTGGCCAGATGGGGGCCATTCTGGCTGGCAGGGTCATAGAACTGATTGGTGCAAAGATGAATGAATCCAATTGGGAAAATCTGCGCAGGGAGATCCATGCACTTGAGGCTTAAAGCCCGCTTCGAAACCTGACCTGGTAACCACCGAATTTCCTCATATTGATTACCAGGTTCCGGTCCAGCATCAGGTATTGTCCTTTGATGCCTGTCAGTTCTCCGGAAACAACCGGATCCTTATCAAAATTAAGACTTCTGACCTTTTCCGGGTATTGAATGACCGGGTATTCCAGCTCAATCTCCTGTATATCCTTTGTAAGATAAATGGCCAGTTCTGAGGGTATCAGGGCCGAAAGACGATGTTTCTCCTTAAGCAGGTCTATGCTTCCCGGAGCAGATCCGGATACCATTTTCCGCCAGTTCGTTTTATCCGCAATATGCTTCTTCAGGGCAACTTCAATCAAACCGGCCGTAAATCGATTCGGGGTTCTTGCCAATGTTAAGGCCCGTACAGCTCCCTGGTCGATCCAGCGGGTGGGGATCTGGGTGGATCGGGTTACCCCCACTTTGATTCCACTGGTTTCTGACAGATAAACGATATGATCAATCAGGCAGTGACAGGCCGCATATTCCATATCCCGCGCCATCCCTTCATGGGCCCTGCATAATTCCGGCCGCAACACACATTCCTCAGTCTCCGGAGCGCTGATAAAACAGCGATAACAGTAGCCCTGGGCAAAAGACTTGCCGGTCGCACGGCCACACTTAATACAGTGGATATGGCCCGTGTACTCCATCCTAACGGCAGTGCCCAGCAGCTCATTCATCTTCACTCTATGCTCACCCAGGGGCAAAGTGTACTCTACCACCTTCCCCTGAAACGACTCCATCTTCCTGATGTTTCCAGCATATTCCACACTCCGAATATAAGAAAATTAATATTTTTTTCATTTATTTACTACTATGTATTGCATGGTATTAATATATTTATATATCTTTGTATTGTAATATTGCTTGCATAGACATATAGCTTGAGAAATATAGTAGTATAAAAAATGGAGACCTATGAATATTGATAACGCAAAAGCACAGATGCGGAAGGGTATCCTGGAGTATTGCATTTTATCCATCCTGGGTAAGAAAGACCTCTATACTTCAGATATCATCAATGCCTTGAAGGAAAATGACCTGATAGTCGTTGAAGGCACCCTCTACCCACTGCTGACCCGGCAGAAAAATGCCGGACTGCTCAAATACAGATGGGAGGAAAGTACCCAGGGCCCTCCAAGAAAATACTACAGCCTGACAGAGATCGGAAGGTCCTATTTGAAAGAGCTGGATGATTCCTGGGATGCCCTGATCAGCTCGGTAAAATCAATTAAGAACTACAAATAAAGCCATATACCATGAAGAAAGCGATCAAAATCAATTTAAGCGGAATCATCTTCCATATTGATGAGGATGCTTATGAAAAACTAAAAACCTACCTGGATACCATCAGCAGGCATTTCTCCAACAAACAGGAAAGCAAAGAGATTATTGATGATATTGAGGCGAGAATTGCTGAGTTGTTCCAGGAGCGGATCACGGAGGAAGCGCAGGTAATTACTCTTTCAATTGTTAACGAAGTAATCGATATCATGGGTAATCCGGAGGACATTGCAGATTCCGGTGAAGAGGCTGAACAACGTACCTTTCATGATTCATATTACAAAAGCAGGAGGCTCTTTCGCGATCCTGAGAATTCTGTCATTGGGGGTGTCTGTGGAGGCCTTTCTGCCTATTTCAGTGTGGATCCGGTAATTTTCCGCTTATTGTTTGTGATCTTCTTCTTTGCAGGCGGAGCTTCTATCCTGGTCTACGTGATTCTCTGGATCGTTCTGCCCAAAGCTGAAACTGCAGCACAAAAGCTGGAAATGCGCGGAGAGAAAGTGAATGTATCCAACCTGGAAAAAAAAATTCGTGAAGAATACGACCAGGTAAAGGACAATGTTAAAGAAGGATACTCGAAAGCCCGGAATTCTGAAACCTACCAAAGGACAGAAAGGGCCGCGTCGGATTTTTTCGACGTTTTGGGAAAAATACTTCTGGTGTTTGTTAAGGTCATCTTAATTATCATCGGAACCAGCCTGGTTATTGCAGGTATTGGGCTTCTGATCGGACTAATCGCCCTTCCATTTGTTGGAATACATATGTTTCCGTTCGAATCGTACCATTTTTCCCTGGGTGATATCCTGGTGCCTTTTACAGACCCTGTCTCCGTGACCCTTCTGGTCATTTCGATTTCACTGATATTTCTGATTCCCGTTGCAGCCATGCTCTATGGATTAATAAAACTGATCTTCAACATAAAGACCAGGAACCGGGGACTGACCTTTGGGGCTCTTACCCTGTGGATCGTGAGCCTGTTATGCATTATAGGTATCGTGGCCTTTGAAAGTACTAACTATTCCAATTTTGGCCGGGAAAGTTTCTCCCAGGAGCTGCTTACAAACAGCGATACACTTTATATTACTGTTAACGAAAGCCAGGATGACTATCTGGATGACGAATCCATCATTGATTTGGATGACAGATGGTTCCTTCTGGAGGATGCAGATGCTTTCTACGGGAGAATCAGCCTGGATATTGAGAGAACGGAAGGAGAAGAATTCCTGCTTGAAATTGAAAAGGAGTCAAAGGGAAGATCCAGGGAACATGCCAGCGAAAACGCTACCCATATAGATTACCACTTCCGCACTACAGGGAACACGCTGGTACTGGATCCCTATTTCTCCGTGGACCTCGATCACAAGTGGAGATTCCCCAGGGTGGAAACCATGGTCAGGGTTCCGGAAGGTAAAGTGGTTGTGCTCGATCGTCAGATCAGGGACATTCTGGAAGGTGTCCGCAATGTGGATCGCCTCTCCGATTGGAATATGGCTGGGAAATCCTGGAAAATGACCGAGGAAGGCCTGGAAAAAATTGCAAATTAATTTTAATATTTTGTATATTTGCCTCCCGGTTTTCGCAACCACCTCTGACCCGTGGTGTAATTGGCAACACGTCTGATTTTGGTTCAGAAGAGTCCAGGTTCGAGCCCTGGCGGGTCAACAGAGTAAAAACAATACGCCCTTTCTTACAACAAGAAGGGGCGTTTTATACGTATAGAACCTGTGATAATCTGATTCTTAAGCGTTTACACAAAAACATACAGACATATTGTTATAAACTAATTACTTGTTGTTTTACAAAACAATATCGCCATCGCCCTGGCCCAATAAATTTCGTAAAATATTTAAGAGATTTTATACATTTGAACATAGGTCAATGCATGCCAATTAAAATGATCCAACATGAAAAATTCAGTTTTTATTTTTGCCCTGGCTTTCATATCCGCCGGTGTCTTTGGTCAGAAAGTTAATTTTTCCGGAGAGTGGAAACTCAATGATCAGAAAAGTGAATTGGGTGATCAGTTCAGCCTGGCTCCCCTGGCCATGACCGTGGAGCATAAAAAAAAGACACTGGACCTGACCAATATCAGTGAATGGGATGGACAGGAATACGAAAGCAAAACCCACTACACCCTGGACGGAGCTGAATGTGAAAATATTGGCTTCATGGAATCTGTTACCAAATCGACAGCCGCTTTCGATAAAAAGGCCAAAACCCTGACAATTGTCACCAAAGGATCTGTGGAGGGGATGGACTATACACTTACCCAGGTCATGTCTATGAACGAGGGAAGCCTGCTGGTGGAGTCTGAAGCAGCTTCGGATATGGGAGAGATGTTTGAGACCTTTGTATTTGATAAAAAACAGCCTTGATTCAGACAGTATCTCCTGAACATAACAATCACAAATGCTTAATAATAGCAGCCGTTTCAGCAGGAACGGCTGCTTTCATTTGATAAATTCCTGAATGATCAAATGAATATTGTATTAGCTTTGTATAAACCGCTTACTGATGATGCTAAAAAGAGCTCTGTATCTGGCCATATTTCTTTTTGTATCCCTTTCCGTTGAGGCACAGATTAATGTCTACATGGGAGGGAATCTGCAGAGGAATTTCTCCCGGATCAGGGGGGACGAGGCTACCCGGGAACCCGGGTTCGGGGGAGGTGTAAATTTTGTTTACTGGGAATATGAATACTGGTTTCTGAAGGCTGGAATCGACTATAATCGACGAAACTCCTCGGCCCTGGACTACCCGGATGATTATGGCATCACACCAGTGGGCCCGGATGATAAGATCCAAATCACTTTTACGGAGCAGACTCTTGGAATTCCCTTGGTTTTGTATTTTCGCCCCCTTGAATCGAACGGCAATACCTTACTGCTTACCGGCTCGATGAATACCATGATGGTGGTCGGCTTAAAAGAAAACTCCGAGGAATATGGTGAAACTACACTGAAAGGGGACGGCATTAAAAACCGAATAAAATCGAGCCTTGGGATAGGGATTGGATATCAGCGTCAACTGGATAAGCAGATGTTCCTGAATCTGGTGCCTTCATACAATATCGATCTGAGGGGAGACCGGAGTTTCAATTCCATAAGCATTACCCTTGAATTGATTTTTGGCGTTTATTGAGCCGCTTTTCACTCCGGAAAACACAGGATCTGATGGCTATGGAGTTCTCTTCGAAACTTTTTTGATAAACCCCCGGTAAGCCCGTCAAGCTCCTTCCAGTACCTTTTACTATGGTCGGGAATCCGGGTATGTACCAGTTCATGCAGTATCACGTAATCGGACAGGTGTCCGGGAAGCATGATCAGCCAACTGTTCAGATTGATGCTTTTCCGGGCTGTACAGCTACCCCACCGGGTTTTCATCTTCCGGATCTTTAATCCGGTAATCGTATAACCATGTAAATCAGACAGTTCTGCCACCCTGCCAGGCAGATAACGCCGTGCCTCCTCCCCCAGTAGCCGCCAGACAGCCTCCTCCACACTCTTTTCACCCCTAAGCAGTTGTACTTGAAATTCCCGGTCTCTGATCCAAATACGGCCCCCTTCAGGAGGAAGCGTTTTGTTGCAATCCCTGTGATTCAACCCATCAAGTCGCTTCAGGACCCATTGCTGCTTTGAAAGAAAAAAGCTCTCTGCCCTTCTTTGACTCAAATGACGTGGAATGGTCACCCTCACCTTCCCCTGCTGATTAATCCGTATGGCCAGATTCTTGGCACGACTGTTTTTCACATAACAAACTTCCCCAATCCCTTTATAATGCAATATATTTTGAGTTTTTTGCATCCAGTTTAAATGCTTATCTATACCTTTAACAACTCTTTTAAAAAAAAGAATATAATGATTCGAAAATCAATCATGCTCTCTTTTGTACTGCTGACAACAGGTTTTTCTCTGGCTGCACAGCAACCCTGGTCGCTGGAGGATTGCATTCAGTACGCCATGGAAAACAACATTCAGATCAAACAAGCAGTTTTGAACACCGAATATAATGAAAACCTGCTAACGCAGTCAAAGCTGGGACAAATTCCAAGCCTGAACGGGAGTGCAAATTACAGCTTTTCCTGGGGACGTGCCCTGGACCAGACCACCTACCAGTTTACCGATAACCAGCAGATAAACTCTGTCAACATAGGGCTCCGGTCAACTGCAAACTTGTTTAACGGCTTACAGGTGAGAAACACCATCCTGCAAAACCAACTGGACCTGATGGCCAGTTACCAGGATGTTCAAAAAGTTAGAAATGATATCTCCCTCAACATTGCCGCGGCCTATCTGAACATCATGTTCAACCAGGAACTCCTGGCCGTTACCCGAAGTCAGCTGGATATTACCGGTCAGCAGCTGGAGCGTACCAATAAAATGGTAGAGGCAGGCAAGCTTGCCAGGGGCAATGCGCTGGAGCTGCAGGCTCAGTATGCTTCTGAAGAACTGAACCTTGTTAATGCGGAAAACCAACTTTCCATCTCCCTGCTGAATTTGCAGCAGATTCTGGATCTACCCATCGATACGGCTTTTGAGGTAGAAATCCCCGTACTGAAAGATCCGGATGAAAACCCCTTGCTTATCAATACACTAGAGGTATACCGCATTGCAGAACAGGATATGCCCGAGATTAAAAGTGCCATGTTGAGCCTGGAGAGTGCCGAAAAAGGGCTGGCCATCGCCAAGGGAAGAAGGTCACCCCAGTTGAGCCTGTCGGCCAACTATAATTCGGGGTACTCGGATATTCGCGAACAGGTAATTGATCTGGGCCCTCCTCAGCAAATCCCAATCGGGGAGACAGTAGGTGGGGAAGGTGTCGTTTCCTATCCACAGGGAATGCCCATTTACGGGGCCTACCCGTTTTTTGAACAGGTCAGGGAGAATACCTCTGCCGGAATTGGTCTTGGATTGACCATTCCCATATTCAACGGCTGGAGCACCAATACCAGTATTGCCAACGCCAGGATCATGCATGAAAATGCAAAGCTTGACCTGCAAAGTAAGAAGCTCACCCTTTATGCAACGATTCAGCAGGCCTACGCGGACGCCCTGGCGGCTCTGAAAAAATTCAAGGCCACCCAAAAGGCGCTGATCTCCATGGAGGAGTCATTCAAATACACCGAAAAGAAATTCGAAGTCGGACTGGTAAATACGGTGGATTATAACATATCAAAGAACCAGCTGATTGCCACGCAGTCCGATTTGCTCCAGGCCAAATACGATTTTATTTTCAGAACAAAAATTCTCAATTTCTATCAAGGAGAAGTCATCACCCTTTAAGCTTTCAAATCAATGAAATCAAAAAGATCAATTATCATCATAGTAATCTCCGCAGTTGTCATCCTGAGTATACTTGGAATCGGAAAAAAGAAGGGATGGTTCGGAGATGAGGGATACCTCAAGGTTGCAGTTGAAAAAGGTATTGAAAGAGAGATTGTAGAGGTCATCACCGCCAACGGGAAGATCCAACCCGAGACGGAAGTGGCAATTTCGCCTGATGTATCGGGCGAAATTGTGGAACTGGTTGTCAACGAGGGCGACGAGATCCGGAAAGGACAATACCTGCTTAAAATCAAGCCGGAAGCCTATCAGATGGCCCGGAACCGGGCCGAAGCCTCTCTGAACAATGCCAGGGCCCGGCAAAAGCAGGTGGAAGCTCAGTTGGAGATGGCCAGCCTGGATTATCAAAGAAACAAACAACTATACGAAGAAGAAGCTATTTCAGCCGCCGAATTTGAACAAACCCTCACGACTTACAATGCTACTCTTGCTGAGAAGGAAGCAGCTGAGTTTTCGGTTATGAGCGCTCAGGCCACCCTGAACGAGGCAGATGAGAGCCTGACCAAAACTTCTGTTTATGCTCCGATGACCGGCACCATTTCGAGCCTTTCTGTGGAACTTGGCGAACGTGTGGTAGGAACCTCCATGATGTCGGGTACAGAAATGCTCCGGATTGCAGATTTAAACCGAATGGAGGTGGAAGTGGAGGTAAATGAGAACGATATTGTCCGGGTAAGCCATTGGGATACGGCCATGATCGAGGTGGATGCCTATCCCGACACGCGTTTCAGGGGTGTGGTTTCCGAAATTCCGGTCTCGGCCAATACGACCGGTGTCACCACGGATCAGGTCACCAATTTTATGGTAAAGATCCTGCTTCTGACAGAGTCCTATGAAGATAAAATCTCCGATGGCAACCCCTATCCGCTGCGGCCCGGAATGTCGGCAACAGCCGACATCCAGACGGACCGTAAAACGGGCATTTATTCCATCCCCATCCAGGCGGTGACCACCAGGATGGATACTACAGGATCCGCTTCCATACAAGAAGATCAGCAACTTGGTCAGCTTAGCTCGGACGGAACAGTCAGCAATGTATCAGTGCCTTCCGGGGCAGAGGCTCCGAGCGATGAACCTATGGTAGTGGTCTTTGTGGTTTCCGAAGGAAAAGCATGGATGAAAAAGGTTAAAACCGGTATCCAGGATAACAATTATATTGAAGTTACTGAAGGCCTTGAAAAAGATGTAGATATTGTTGTAGCGCCCTATTCAGCCATATCAAGGCAATTAAAAAACGATATGAGTGTAGAGGTGGTAAGCGAGGAAGAGCTCTTCGAGGGCGATAAAAAGAGAAGAGACTAAGATCGTATGACCGGCCCCCTTATTTTACATATTGAAACAGCCACCGATATCTGTTCGGTTGCTCTTTCAAAAGGGAACCGGCAACTTTCACTTGTAGAAAGCGGTCAGGAACGCTCACATGCAAGCCTGCTAAATGCCTTTATAAGAAAGGTCCTGGCAGAAGCCGGAAAGGATTTCAAAGATCTGGATGGGGTTGCTGTAAGCAAAGGACCGGGATCATATACCGGCCTGAGAATAGGCGTTTCCACAGCAAAAGGAATCGCCTATGCCCTTGAAATCCCCTTGCTTTCTGCGGGGACCCTGGAAAATAT contains:
- a CDS encoding PspC domain-containing protein — translated: MKKAIKINLSGIIFHIDEDAYEKLKTYLDTISRHFSNKQESKEIIDDIEARIAELFQERITEEAQVITLSIVNEVIDIMGNPEDIADSGEEAEQRTFHDSYYKSRRLFRDPENSVIGGVCGGLSAYFSVDPVIFRLLFVIFFFAGGASILVYVILWIVLPKAETAAQKLEMRGEKVNVSNLEKKIREEYDQVKDNVKEGYSKARNSETYQRTERAASDFFDVLGKILLVFVKVILIIIGTSLVIAGIGLLIGLIALPFVGIHMFPFESYHFSLGDILVPFTDPVSVTLLVISISLIFLIPVAAMLYGLIKLIFNIKTRNRGLTFGALTLWIVSLLCIIGIVAFESTNYSNFGRESFSQELLTNSDTLYITVNESQDDYLDDESIIDLDDRWFLLEDADAFYGRISLDIERTEGEEFLLEIEKESKGRSREHASENATHIDYHFRTTGNTLVLDPYFSVDLDHKWRFPRVETMVRVPEGKVVVLDRQIRDILEGVRNVDRLSDWNMAGKSWKMTEEGLEKIAN
- a CDS encoding SprT family zinc-dependent metalloprotease gives rise to the protein MKNSRAKNLAIRINQQGKVRVTIPRHLSQRRAESFFLSKQQWVLKRLDGLNHRDCNKTLPPEGGRIWIRDREFQVQLLRGEKSVEEAVWRLLGEEARRYLPGRVAELSDLHGYTITGLKIRKMKTRWGSCTARKSINLNSWLIMLPGHLSDYVILHELVHTRIPDHSKRYWKELDGLTGGLSKKFRRELHSHQILCFPE
- a CDS encoding TolC family protein, with product MIRKSIMLSFVLLTTGFSLAAQQPWSLEDCIQYAMENNIQIKQAVLNTEYNENLLTQSKLGQIPSLNGSANYSFSWGRALDQTTYQFTDNQQINSVNIGLRSTANLFNGLQVRNTILQNQLDLMASYQDVQKVRNDISLNIAAAYLNIMFNQELLAVTRSQLDITGQQLERTNKMVEAGKLARGNALELQAQYASEELNLVNAENQLSISLLNLQQILDLPIDTAFEVEIPVLKDPDENPLLINTLEVYRIAEQDMPEIKSAMLSLESAEKGLAIAKGRRSPQLSLSANYNSGYSDIREQVIDLGPPQQIPIGETVGGEGVVSYPQGMPIYGAYPFFEQVRENTSAGIGLGLTIPIFNGWSTNTSIANARIMHENAKLDLQSKKLTLYATIQQAYADALAALKKFKATQKALISMEESFKYTEKKFEVGLVNTVDYNISKNQLIATQSDLLQAKYDFIFRTKILNFYQGEVITL
- a CDS encoding efflux RND transporter periplasmic adaptor subunit, with protein sequence MKSKRSIIIIVISAVVILSILGIGKKKGWFGDEGYLKVAVEKGIEREIVEVITANGKIQPETEVAISPDVSGEIVELVVNEGDEIRKGQYLLKIKPEAYQMARNRAEASLNNARARQKQVEAQLEMASLDYQRNKQLYEEEAISAAEFEQTLTTYNATLAEKEAAEFSVMSAQATLNEADESLTKTSVYAPMTGTISSLSVELGERVVGTSMMSGTEMLRIADLNRMEVEVEVNENDIVRVSHWDTAMIEVDAYPDTRFRGVVSEIPVSANTTGVTTDQVTNFMVKILLLTESYEDKISDGNPYPLRPGMSATADIQTDRKTGIYSIPIQAVTTRMDTTGSASIQEDQQLGQLSSDGTVSNVSVPSGAEAPSDEPMVVVFVVSEGKAWMKKVKTGIQDNNYIEVTEGLEKDVDIVVAPYSAISRQLKNDMSVEVVSEEELFEGDKKRRD